From the Capnocytophaga sp. oral taxon 878 genome, the window TTGATGTACTTGATTATTTTTATAATAGAGGCGATGCTGAGCTTATTTATATGGATATACAAATGCCTGAACTCACAGGCTTACAGCTTTCAAAAAAACTGCCTCCTCATACTCGTATTGTATTTACCACAGCCTTTAACCAATACGCCCTTGATGGCTATAAAGTGAATGCTATAGGGTACCTACTTAAGCCCTTTAATTATGCCGAGTTTTTAGAAACAGCACAAAAAGCTATCCAGTTGGAGAGTTTATCAGCTAGCAAGCCTCTTCAGGCTACTGATGATTATATCTTTGTAAAAGTAGATTACAAACAGGTAAAAGTACTCTTTAGTGATATTTTGTATGTAGAAAGTGTTAAGGATTATATTAGAATATACCTTACCAGTACTGCAGAGCCTCTTCAAACACTAATGAGCCTTAAAAAAATAGAAGAATTACTGCCCCCAGATCAATTTATGCGTGTACATAGGTCATTTATAGTAGCGTTGAATAAGATAGAAATAATGGAGCGCAATCAAATAATATTTGGGAAGCAGCGCATTACCATTGCCGATGGGGTTAAAGAAGACTTTCTAAACAGAATGAAGTTGCCTCACTAAAACTAATATCCTGTGAGATGAAAGTATCGGGGAGGTGAATAGTTTTGAGAGGAATACTATACTGATGGGCAGCAGAAAACTCGGCTATTGCACTTCCTAGGCCGCCAGTACTGCCTTCTTCCACTGTAATAACAGCTTTATAAGTAGTAAAAATATGATGTAGTAGATTTTCATCTAAAGGTTTTAGAAAAATCATATCATAATGAGCATAGCGTGCAGGCGTAGAGCTTGCCGCTATTTTTTTTTCTACTTCGGTAGCTATAGCCCCAATGGATATGATAGCTACCTCGGTACCCTCTGTAAGCAGCTCACCTTTACCTATAGTAAGCTCTTTAAAAGGTTCCTGCGTATTAAAGGCAGAGCAGTACCCGCGTGGGTAACGAATGACAATAGGGTGGGAGAGGGGTAATTGTGCTGTGTATAGCATATTGCGCAGCTCTGCACCATTACGTGGTGCTGCTATAATAAGATTGGGAATAGCACGCAAAAAAGCCATATCAAACACACCGTGATGGGTAGCCCCATCGGCACCTACTAAGCCAGCTCTATCAATACAAAAAACAACAGGCAGATTTTGCAGTGCTACATCGTGGATAAGTTGGTCATAAGCACGTTGTAAAAAGGTGGAATAGATAATACAAAAAGGAATGAAACCTCTTGCAGCCCAGCCTGCGGCGAAAGTAACAGCATGCTGTTCGGCTATGCCTACATCAAATACACGATTGGTGAAGGTGTGTTGTAGGGCATATAGGCCGCTACCACTGCTCATAGCAGGAGTGATAGCTATGGTTTTATTATTTAGCTTGAAGAGTTCAATAAGTGTTTGCCCTACTACATCTTGGTATTTAAGAGGGGTGGCAGAGGAGGTTAGTTCGCCTGTTATTTTGTTAAACTTAGCTGGTGAGTGGAAAGATATAGGATTTGTTTCGGCCTCGGCAAAGCCTTTGCCTTTCATAGTTATTACATGTAGTAGACGCACCCCACGCTCTTCTTTTTCGGTTTGTAGGGCTGTAATGAGTTCTTCCAGATTATGCCCATTAACTACGCCTTTGTAAGCTATATTTAAAGCCTTAAAAAAGGCACTATCAGTAGCTTGAGTTTCACGTAATCTTTTTAGTTCCTTAGTGAAAGCCCCTACAGTAGGATCAATAGCCATACCATTATCATTGAGAATGATAAGCATATTGGCACTAGTAGTACCTGCGTGGTTTAAGGCCTCAAAAGCCATTCCGCTTACCACTGAAGCATCGCCTATGACAGCTATGTGTTGTCTATTACTATTCTCTTCTAAAGCTGAAGCCATAGCCATACCCAATGTAGCCGACAATGAGGTAGAAGAATGCCCTGTGCCGAAGGCATCAAACTCGCTTTCTTCCCGTTTGGGAAAGCCGCTAATGCCACCTTGCTGTCTTATATGTTCAAATTCGGCATTTCGGCCTGTAAGTATTTTATGAGCATAACATTGGTGCCCCACATCCCATACTAGTATATCATCGGGGGTGTTAAACACATAATGTAAGGCAATGGTAAGCTCTACCACGCCAAGGCTTGCGCCTAAGTGTCCGCCCCGAGTAGCAATTACCTCAATAATTCGGTTACGCAAGGTTTGTGCTAAAGCAGGTAGTTCGCTTACAGGTTTATGTCTTAATGCTTCAATCATAATTTCATTAACAAATTAGCCAATATGCTAACTTATTAATTATTTCTTTCCTTTATTTACTAATTTTACTACTAACATAATCAGTGCACCCATAGCTACAAAAGCTACTAAGGCATAGTACCAAAAGCTGATAAACGATCCCTTTAATATAGCGGCAAAAACCACTACAAAAAGAATGATAGTAGCCACCTCATTAAGCATACGCAGTTGTACTGAAGTGAAAGTGATTTCTTCTTTTTGTAAGCGCTTCATTATTCGCCAAGAATAATAGTGATATACATAAAGAAAAACAATAAACAGCAGCTTTACGTGCATCCAACCCTGCTTGATAAGACTTCCCCATTGTTCCCACAACATATATGCCCCTGCAAGGGTCATTAGGATAAGGGCTGGTACGGTAATGATATTCCATAAGCGTTCTTCCATAAAGCTAAGTTGCTTGTGCAATATAGAACGCTCGGGTTCTGGTTTTTCCAACGCTTCGGTGTGGTAGATAAAAAGTCGTACCATATAAAAAATCCCAGCAAAGTAGCTTACGACGAAAATAATATGTATACTTTTGGCAATAAAATAGTCCATTTTATTAATTGTTGATTACTGTTTTCTAATTATCAATAGAAGTGTTAATCCATTTTGAAAGGGCTTGTACCCAAAGAGGTGAATCATTCAAACAAGGTATCATCTTAAACTCTTCTCCTCCATTTTCATAAAACACCTCGCTGCCAGCTATCTCTATCTCTTCCAACGTTTCGACACAATCGGCAACAAAGGCAGGTGTAATTATAGCGAGCCGCTTTACTCCTTTTTTTGCCAATTCGGCAATCTTATCGGTAGTGAAAGGTGTAAGCCATTTATCTATACCCAAGCGAGACTGAAATGACTGTGAGTAGCTGCCTTCTTCCAAGCCCAGCTTTTCTGCCAATAAGCGTGTGGTTTCAAAGCAATGGCTGCGGTAGCAGAGGGCTCCTTCGGTACTGTAAGGATCGCAACAACTTACCCCCTCTTTTATATGCTTGTGGGCAGGGGTAGGAGTAGTTTTGCGCAGGTGTCGTTCGGGGACACCGTGATAGGATAATAGCAAATGATCGAACGGAGCGGTAGCAGCGTGTTCTTTCACTATAGCTGCTAAAGCCTCAATGTATTCGGGGCGATGGAAGAAAGCTGGAAACTTGTGGAGTTTCATTGAGGTAAAGCGTTCTTTTATCAGCTTTTCGGCTAGTACCTCAATAGTTTCGGTAGTAGCCATAGCATATTGGGGGTACAGCGGTACAAGCAGCACCTCGGTAACGCCTTTAGCGTGCAAAGCCTCCAATCCGCTCTCAATACTTGGATTCCCATATCGCATAGCCATTACCACTGGAGCTGACACTTCAGCCTGTACCTTATCGGTAAGCCTTTGGCTAATGACTATTAAAGGAGATCCTTCCTCCCACCATATCTTTTGGTAAGCTTTACTAGTTTTAGGCGGACGCACGTTAAGGATGATGCCATTAACTAGCAAATAGCGCAGCCAATAAGGTAGGTCGATAACGCGCCCATCCATTAAAAATTCTTTTAAATAGGATTTAATATCCTTTACAGCAAATGAATTAGGCGACCCTAAATTCACAAGTAAAATTCCCTTTTGCATTCTAATTTGTTAAAACGAGGCAAAGGTACTAATTTAATTTGTATAAATAGGGTTTCTTATATAGAAAAATCTTATAGCTAAAAAACAAGCCTAAAAAGCCTAGCTTTATTCTGTACTTTTTTTGATAAGGCTATCAATTTGAATCCTATATTAAAAGATTTATGTGCGCCAAAGGATAGAGGAAAGAGCCTTACAGCCTGAATGAAGAATGCTTGGCAAGGGGGATATTATATAAGAAACTGTTTTCGAGGTGCTGAAAGAACACCAAGAAAACAGTTTTGTAGAAGTTAATAATATTGCCTAAATATGTTTAAATTCCTGTGTAGTTTTCGGGGGTAATAGCTTTAAGTTCAGCTTTTACTGCGTCACTTACTTTCAGGGTATCAATAAATTGGGCAATGGTTTCGGCAGTGATAGCTGTATTGGTACGGGTGAGCGCTTTAAGAGCTTCATACGGATTGGGGTAGCCCTCACGGCGCAAGATAGTTTGAATAGCCTCGGCTACTACAGCCCAATGGTTGTGAAGGTCTTCCCGTATTTTATCCTCATTGAGTAGTAACTTATTCAGTCCTTTTAGGGTAGATTGCAGGCTGATAAGGATATGCCCGAAAGGCACTCCTACATTGCGTAATACAGTGCTATCGGTAAGGTCACGTTGTAATCTTGATACGGGCAATTTGGCAGCTAAATGCTCTAATAAAGCATTGGCGATGCCTAAGTTACCTTCGGAGTTTTCAAAATCAATAGGGTTTACTTTGTGAGGCATAGCTGAAGAACCTACTTCGCCTGCTTTTATTTGCTGTTTGAAGTAATCCATTGAAATGTACGTCCATATATCACGATTGAGATCTATAAGGATTGTGTTGATGCGCTTAAGGGCATCAAAAAGAGCTGCTAAATGGTCATAATGCTCTATCTGTGTAGTGGGGAATGAGTGGTGTAGTCCTAATATACTTTCGACAAAATGGGTGCCAAAGGCTTTCCAGTCGGTAGTAGGGTAGGCTACTTTATGAGCGTTATAGTTACCGGTAGCCCCTCCAAACTTAGCGGCATAAGGTACTGCTAATAGGGTTTTGAGCTGCTCTTCCAAGCGGGTTATAAACACCTGAAACTCCTTACCCAAGCGAGTAGGAGATGCAGGCTGACCGTGGGTGCGTGCTAGTAGCGGAACGTTTTGCCACTCGGCTACTAAGCTGTATAGCTTATTGAGAAGCTGCTCGGTAGCGGGTAAATATACTTGTGCCACGGCTTCTTTTATGCTAAGAGGTATGGCTGTGTTATTGATGTCCTGTGAGGTGAGCCCAAAGTGAATGAATTCTTTAAAGGGCTCTAAGTGTAAATAGTCAAAGGCTTCTTTTATGAAGTACTCGACAGCTTTTACATCGTGGTTGGTGGTTTGTTCTATTTCTTTTACTTGTAAGGCCTCTTCTTCACCAAAGTTTTGGTATAGTTTTCTCAGCTCGGCATATCTTTCTTTGGGGAAAGATGCTAATTGGGGCAAAGGCAGTTCGCAGAGGGCTATAAAGTACTCTACTTCTACTTTTACACGATAACGAATCAGTGCCATTTCTGAAAAGAAAGGCACAAGGGCAGCCGTTTTGCTGGCATAACGCCCATCGATGGGGGAAATTGCGTTTAACATAAACTCTGAAAATTAGCAAATTAGCAAATTATTTTGTTACCTATTTGGAGTGTAGCAAGCGGGTGAGCTTGATGGCTAAATCGGTAAAGATGACTTTGCCGTTACCATTACGCTCGACGTGCAGTTGTGCTTCTTCAATAAGTTGGTATATGGCTTCGATGTTATTGCCGTGAATGAAAGGGGCAAAGCGCTCTAACTGAAAGCTAGGGTCGGTGAACTGGATGTATACCAAATTGCTTGCCTTGTAGTTTAGCAATAATGCCTGCCTGAAAACTTCGGCACAATACTGCAAAAACTGTTTTTGAGCTTCGCGCCCTACGGTGTTAATCTCATCACTCCACGCTAGTAGTCCTTGTATGGCGGCTTTGTTCCCTTTGGCGCGGTAGGCGCTGCGTACCCAAGCTATGAACCAACGCTCAAAAAGGGCGTCTTCTCCTTCTTTATTGTCCATTAGTTGGAGTGCTTTGTTATAGTTGCCTTGTGCGCGTAGGGCTATTTTGGTAGCTTCGGTTTCGGGTACGCCACGAGAGATAAGAGCGCCTCGGATGGCGTTCTCACTTAGGGGAGGGAA encodes:
- a CDS encoding LytTR family DNA-binding domain-containing protein, with protein sequence MICIIVDDEPMALQLLESYVLKTPFLQLVGKFSNAIDVLDYFYNRGDAELIYMDIQMPELTGLQLSKKLPPHTRIVFTTAFNQYALDGYKVNAIGYLLKPFNYAEFLETAQKAIQLESLSASKPLQATDDYIFVKVDYKQVKVLFSDILYVESVKDYIRIYLTSTAEPLQTLMSLKKIEELLPPDQFMRVHRSFIVALNKIEIMERNQIIFGKQRITIADGVKEDFLNRMKLPH
- a CDS encoding CopD family protein, yielding MDYFIAKSIHIIFVVSYFAGIFYMVRLFIYHTEALEKPEPERSILHKQLSFMEERLWNIITVPALILMTLAGAYMLWEQWGSLIKQGWMHVKLLFIVFLYVYHYYSWRIMKRLQKEEITFTSVQLRMLNEVATIILFVVVFAAILKGSFISFWYYALVAFVAMGALIMLVVKLVNKGKK
- the hemH gene encoding ferrochelatase; its protein translation is MQKGILLVNLGSPNSFAVKDIKSYLKEFLMDGRVIDLPYWLRYLLVNGIILNVRPPKTSKAYQKIWWEEGSPLIVISQRLTDKVQAEVSAPVVMAMRYGNPSIESGLEALHAKGVTEVLLVPLYPQYAMATTETIEVLAEKLIKERFTSMKLHKFPAFFHRPEYIEALAAIVKEHAATAPFDHLLLSYHGVPERHLRKTTPTPAHKHIKEGVSCCDPYSTEGALCYRSHCFETTRLLAEKLGLEEGSYSQSFQSRLGIDKWLTPFTTDKIAELAKKGVKRLAIITPAFVADCVETLEEIEIAGSEVFYENGGEEFKMIPCLNDSPLWVQALSKWINTSIDN
- the purB gene encoding adenylosuccinate lyase, encoding MLNAISPIDGRYASKTAALVPFFSEMALIRYRVKVEVEYFIALCELPLPQLASFPKERYAELRKLYQNFGEEEALQVKEIEQTTNHDVKAVEYFIKEAFDYLHLEPFKEFIHFGLTSQDINNTAIPLSIKEAVAQVYLPATEQLLNKLYSLVAEWQNVPLLARTHGQPASPTRLGKEFQVFITRLEEQLKTLLAVPYAAKFGGATGNYNAHKVAYPTTDWKAFGTHFVESILGLHHSFPTTQIEHYDHLAALFDALKRINTILIDLNRDIWTYISMDYFKQQIKAGEVGSSAMPHKVNPIDFENSEGNLGIANALLEHLAAKLPVSRLQRDLTDSTVLRNVGVPFGHILISLQSTLKGLNKLLLNEDKIREDLHNHWAVVAEAIQTILRREGYPNPYEALKALTRTNTAITAETIAQFIDTLKVSDAVKAELKAITPENYTGI
- a CDS encoding 1-deoxy-D-xylulose-5-phosphate synthase, coding for MIEALRHKPVSELPALAQTLRNRIIEVIATRGGHLGASLGVVELTIALHYVFNTPDDILVWDVGHQCYAHKILTGRNAEFEHIRQQGGISGFPKREESEFDAFGTGHSSTSLSATLGMAMASALEENSNRQHIAVIGDASVVSGMAFEALNHAGTTSANMLIILNDNGMAIDPTVGAFTKELKRLRETQATDSAFFKALNIAYKGVVNGHNLEELITALQTEKEERGVRLLHVITMKGKGFAEAETNPISFHSPAKFNKITGELTSSATPLKYQDVVGQTLIELFKLNNKTIAITPAMSSGSGLYALQHTFTNRVFDVGIAEQHAVTFAAGWAARGFIPFCIIYSTFLQRAYDQLIHDVALQNLPVVFCIDRAGLVGADGATHHGVFDMAFLRAIPNLIIAAPRNGAELRNMLYTAQLPLSHPIVIRYPRGYCSAFNTQEPFKELTIGKGELLTEGTEVAIISIGAIATEVEKKIAASSTPARYAHYDMIFLKPLDENLLHHIFTTYKAVITVEEGSTGGLGSAIAEFSAAHQYSIPLKTIHLPDTFISQDISFSEATSFCLESLL